From a single Pseudobutyrivibrio xylanivorans genomic region:
- a CDS encoding methyltransferase domain-containing protein translates to MGYVLFGAGVCGQEAIKFLGKENIECFLDNNPSCNDIEGIPVYRFDDAKNNYYGRQIVISVKEKYFDVIKDQLLNNGFDYTSYEKLRFEIIREKLLNRPDYISIYKKTINWIKNNSIFNQGIRVTSDCLVSYPEVTGYYIPTLLRWGYRELAISYANWLISIQKEDGSWYDAYDKNPYIFDTAQILKGLIAIREIIPSVDRNIIRGCEWILSCMTNEGRLVTPSKEAWGDDKNICDEVIHIYCISPIIEAGRVLNRPEFIEKANEIWGFYRKNYYDKIMNFSLLSHFYAYLMEALFDIGEIDMCEQAMNSISKFQKESGAIPALNNVDWVCSTGVFQLALVWFKLGKIENGDKAFEYACKLQNESGGWFGSYLSENNLDEKNSYFPSREISWACKYFLDALYYKNFAEFNMDSDTFIDEISKNDDRYKNVLEAVKSIGKGKAKVLDIGCGKGRYLKRIIEDLPLNNYYAVDISPYVMKYINDERIECKQGTLTNIQFPDDYFDCVYTCEALEHSIDIDSAIREMSRVTRAGGLIVVVDKNKKKLGQLDIGEWEQWFDINELRSIMEKYCSEVKVNNDISYENKKADGLFVAWIGTVK, encoded by the coding sequence AATCCATCCTGTAATGATATCGAAGGGATTCCTGTTTATAGATTTGATGATGCAAAGAATAATTATTACGGAAGGCAGATTGTTATAAGTGTAAAAGAAAAGTATTTTGATGTAATCAAAGATCAGCTATTAAATAATGGGTTTGATTATACTTCATATGAAAAACTTCGTTTTGAGATTATTCGAGAAAAGCTTTTAAACAGGCCGGATTACATTTCAATCTATAAGAAAACAATTAATTGGATTAAGAACAATTCCATCTTTAATCAGGGGATAAGAGTTACCTCTGATTGTCTTGTGAGTTACCCAGAAGTGACGGGATATTATATTCCTACATTGTTAAGATGGGGATATAGAGAGTTAGCAATTTCATATGCTAATTGGTTAATATCAATACAGAAAGAAGACGGCTCTTGGTATGATGCGTATGATAAAAATCCATATATTTTTGACACCGCTCAAATATTAAAGGGTTTAATTGCTATACGTGAGATTATTCCTAGTGTAGATAGAAACATTATACGTGGATGTGAATGGATATTATCATGTATGACTAATGAAGGACGTCTTGTAACGCCTTCAAAAGAAGCATGGGGTGATGATAAAAACATTTGCGATGAAGTAATACATATTTATTGTATTTCACCAATAATAGAGGCAGGACGAGTTTTAAATAGACCAGAGTTTATTGAGAAAGCTAATGAAATATGGGGCTTTTATAGGAAGAATTATTACGATAAAATAATGAACTTTAGTTTATTGTCACATTTTTATGCGTATCTAATGGAAGCACTATTTGATATTGGTGAAATTGATATGTGCGAGCAGGCAATGAATAGTATTTCTAAATTTCAGAAAGAATCAGGCGCTATACCTGCGCTTAATAATGTAGATTGGGTGTGTTCGACTGGCGTATTTCAGTTGGCTTTAGTTTGGTTTAAATTAGGGAAGATAGAAAATGGTGATAAAGCGTTTGAATACGCTTGTAAACTCCAAAATGAAAGTGGAGGCTGGTTTGGAAGTTATTTATCTGAGAACAATTTAGATGAAAAAAATTCCTATTTTCCTTCAAGAGAAATAAGTTGGGCATGTAAATATTTTTTAGATGCTTTATATTATAAAAATTTTGCTGAGTTTAATATGGATAGTGATACGTTTATAGATGAAATTTCAAAGAATGACGATAGATATAAAAATGTGTTAGAAGCAGTAAAATCGATAGGAAAGGGTAAAGCGAAAGTATTAGATATAGGTTGTGGGAAAGGACGTTATCTAAAAAGAATCATAGAAGATTTACCACTTAATAATTACTATGCTGTTGATATATCCCCTTATGTAATGAAATATATAAATGATGAGAGGATAGAATGTAAACAGGGAACTCTAACAAATATACAATTTCCAGATGATTATTTTGATTGTGTATATACTTGTGAAGCTTTAGAGCATTCTATTGATATAGATAGTGCCATTCGAGAGATGAGTAGGGTGACAAGAGCTGGTGGATTAATAGTAGTTGTTGATAAAAATAAGAAAAAGCTAGGACAATTGGACATTGGTGAATGGGAGCAATGGTTTGATATAAATGAGTTAAGAAGCATAATGGAAAAATATTGCTCTGAGGTTAAAGTTAACAATGATATTAGTTACGAAAATAAAAAGGCAGACGGTTTGTTTGTAGCTTGGATTGGTACAGTAAAGTGA